A window of Pirellula sp. SH-Sr6A contains these coding sequences:
- a CDS encoding efflux RND transporter periplasmic adaptor subunit encodes MTTLNSGNPTSKWIWIFLLAVAVGGTWYAVRRMQEVAKENQPSNLSQLKSPASWPSVEVCQPLLKKIVEWDEFPGRLEAVESVEVRSRVSGYLKITKFNEGQLVKRGELIAEIDPRPFLAELKRTQSNALESQAKLQQAVTAIEQSKAEAERARARRELTQKQVERMRSLRTQNAVSQDELDVAEAAAIESEANLVVAVSSIQSAEANLTAAQAGVEIADDAVDIAKLNLQYTQIVAPIDGLISRRFVTEGNMISGGSNESTLITTIVSNNPIHCYFDADENTYLKYTKLAMDGVRPSSREVLNPVYIALADDRKSFPYKGHMDFVDNRFDKQTGTIRGRAILPNPDSVLTPGMFVRLRLPGGPPRDTILIPDSAVGTDQVEKFVLVVNEESKVEKKFVSLGPISHGLRIVRSGLKGDEKVIVSGIQRSKVGEGVQVTKVADVPFKEESLPDVYEPYGPGESIVPKRLPAANATDPERTDAGASDEGEKSAVEPSKATDGPAVGTTKVEN; translated from the coding sequence ATGACGACCCTGAACTCTGGCAACCCCACTTCCAAGTGGATCTGGATATTTTTACTCGCCGTCGCTGTCGGTGGAACTTGGTACGCCGTGCGCCGAATGCAAGAAGTCGCGAAAGAGAATCAACCGAGCAACCTTTCTCAGCTCAAGTCACCGGCGTCCTGGCCCTCCGTGGAGGTTTGCCAACCACTCCTCAAGAAGATTGTTGAATGGGACGAATTCCCGGGTCGATTGGAAGCGGTAGAGTCCGTGGAGGTCCGGTCGCGAGTCAGCGGCTACTTAAAGATCACAAAGTTCAACGAAGGACAACTCGTGAAACGGGGGGAACTCATTGCAGAGATTGACCCTCGTCCCTTTTTGGCCGAACTCAAACGGACGCAAAGCAATGCTTTGGAGTCTCAGGCGAAACTCCAACAAGCTGTTACCGCCATCGAGCAGTCCAAAGCAGAAGCAGAGCGGGCTCGAGCTCGCCGTGAGTTGACGCAGAAGCAGGTGGAGCGGATGCGATCGCTTCGCACGCAAAATGCGGTTTCTCAAGACGAGCTCGACGTCGCGGAAGCCGCGGCCATCGAGTCGGAAGCAAACTTGGTTGTCGCTGTCAGCAGCATCCAATCCGCAGAGGCTAATCTCACGGCCGCGCAAGCAGGAGTGGAGATTGCCGACGACGCTGTAGACATCGCAAAGTTGAACCTGCAATACACCCAAATAGTTGCTCCGATCGATGGACTGATTAGCCGTCGTTTCGTGACCGAAGGCAATATGATTAGCGGTGGGTCAAACGAATCCACCTTGATCACCACAATCGTCTCCAACAATCCAATACATTGCTATTTCGATGCAGATGAAAATACCTACTTGAAATACACCAAACTAGCCATGGACGGTGTACGACCCAGCAGCCGAGAAGTCCTCAATCCCGTCTACATCGCTCTCGCCGACGACCGAAAGTCTTTTCCCTACAAGGGCCACATGGACTTTGTCGATAATCGCTTCGATAAACAGACTGGCACCATTCGAGGCCGGGCGATTCTACCCAACCCCGATTCGGTTTTGACTCCAGGAATGTTCGTGCGTTTGCGTCTTCCTGGTGGTCCCCCCAGAGATACCATCCTCATTCCGGATAGTGCTGTAGGGACGGACCAAGTCGAGAAGTTCGTTCTCGTCGTCAATGAAGAAAGCAAGGTTGAGAAGAAATTCGTTTCGCTCGGTCCGATTTCACACGGGCTGCGTATTGTTCGAAGTGGTTTGAAAGGTGACGAAAAGGTCATCGTCAGCGGTATTCAACGATCGAAAGTAGGAGAAGGCGTTCAGGTGACAAAGGTTGCCGATGTTCCGTTCAAGGAAGAATCCCTCCCCGATGTTTATGAGCCTTACGGACCGGGCGAGTCGATCGTTCCAAAGCGATTACCCGCAGCCAATGCAACCGACCCCGAGCGTACGGATGCGGGGGCTTCGGATGAGGGCGAGAAGTCCGCTGTGGAGCCGAGCAAGGCAACCGATGGTCCTGCCGTAGGCACTACCAAGGTGGAGAATTAG
- the hisH gene encoding imidazole glycerol phosphate synthase subunit HisH, which produces MSVSVGIVDYQMGNLRSVAKAIENAGGKSIVSSSPSELEKATHLILPGVGAFGDAMHELTKRDLIPWIRDWIHNNRPFLGICLGMQLLFDSSDEGGSHTGLSVIPGKVIRFSNERLSAAEHRKIPHMGWNQVTSTISPDPMLAGIPSHPFVYFVHSYYCVPDDPAVTWLTCDYGQTFCAAVRRGNLLATQFHPEKSQADGLRLLANFLQLPVEGN; this is translated from the coding sequence ATGAGCGTTTCTGTAGGGATTGTCGACTATCAGATGGGGAATCTGCGCAGCGTTGCCAAGGCAATCGAAAACGCGGGCGGGAAGAGCATTGTGTCTTCCAGCCCATCCGAATTGGAAAAGGCGACTCACCTGATTCTTCCTGGAGTTGGTGCCTTTGGCGATGCGATGCACGAATTAACCAAACGGGATTTGATCCCTTGGATCCGCGATTGGATTCACAACAATCGCCCCTTCCTGGGAATATGTCTTGGAATGCAACTTCTATTCGATTCCAGCGACGAAGGGGGCAGTCATACGGGTCTTTCTGTCATTCCTGGTAAAGTCATTCGCTTTAGCAACGAACGTTTGTCTGCCGCGGAACACCGAAAGATTCCGCATATGGGATGGAATCAAGTGACGTCGACGATCTCCCCCGATCCGATGCTCGCTGGAATCCCTTCGCATCCATTTGTCTACTTCGTTCACAGCTACTACTGCGTACCCGACGACCCTGCAGTGACCTGGCTGACATGCGACTACGGCCAAACGTTCTGCGCGGCAGTGCGAAGAGGAAATCTGCTCGCAACCCAGTTCCATCCGGAAAAGAGCCAAGCAGACGGCCTTCGATTGCTTGCAAATTTTCTACAACTCCCCGTTGAAGGAAATTAG
- a CDS encoding DUF1559 domain-containing protein: MSSVKQVPENPRRAVTLIELLVVITVIGVLLGILLPAVQSARESSRRLRCQNNLKQVGISILAFESAEQVFPASGWTQSGPGNPYGKFISWRTTILPYLEQSSVKELYRIDQNWWEGTNLAVASIPIPIWICPSTPELPPMQFAIAKPPRPSLSLSLPLGRTDYEAVQGVQPTSIGNPLYTSSNRFSVMHRNSRNAFAAITDGSSNTIMIAETAGRPVVFRRRQRDDSLRNDQGIGWADGEGAYSLDGAKSDGTLEGCTPALGCNVAMNARNDNEPYSFHASGAHFLFADGHVSHLSHLMELSILAALCTRAAGEVTGDSANEP, encoded by the coding sequence ATGTCGAGTGTGAAGCAAGTCCCAGAAAACCCAAGGCGAGCGGTCACGCTCATAGAACTCTTGGTCGTCATTACTGTGATCGGCGTCTTGCTTGGGATTCTGCTTCCAGCGGTTCAGTCGGCTCGCGAGTCGTCTCGACGGCTTCGGTGCCAAAACAATTTGAAACAAGTTGGTATTTCGATCCTCGCATTCGAATCGGCCGAACAGGTCTTTCCCGCATCCGGTTGGACGCAATCAGGACCTGGAAACCCGTACGGAAAGTTCATTAGCTGGAGGACAACTATCCTTCCCTACCTCGAGCAATCGTCGGTTAAGGAACTTTACCGGATCGATCAAAACTGGTGGGAAGGAACTAATCTCGCAGTTGCCAGCATCCCCATTCCAATATGGATTTGTCCGAGCACGCCTGAATTGCCACCCATGCAGTTTGCGATTGCAAAACCGCCAAGGCCTTCGCTTTCGTTGAGTCTACCGCTAGGGCGAACAGACTACGAAGCCGTCCAAGGAGTTCAGCCGACGTCGATTGGCAACCCTTTGTACACATCGAGCAATCGATTTTCTGTCATGCACCGGAATTCACGAAACGCATTTGCAGCGATCACCGATGGTTCATCGAACACTATCATGATCGCGGAAACGGCAGGTAGACCGGTCGTGTTTCGGCGCCGCCAACGCGATGATAGTCTTCGTAATGATCAAGGTATCGGTTGGGCCGATGGTGAAGGTGCTTACAGTTTGGATGGTGCGAAGTCGGATGGCACCTTGGAAGGCTGCACGCCCGCTCTGGGGTGTAACGTTGCCATGAATGCACGGAATGATAATGAGCCCTACAGCTTCCATGCATCAGGTGCCCATTTTTTATTCGCCGATGGCCATGTTTCTCATCTTTCGCATTTGATGGAGCTATCGATTTTAGCTGCGCTCTGCACGCGTGCTGCCGGCGAAGTAACCGGGGATTCCGCAAACGAACCTTGA
- a CDS encoding TadE family protein, with protein MVRPSRCRNKAKRIGATTVEFAVTCSFAFFFFFAALEFSRVSMYRHTVENALYEGARAGIVPGASAEKVRDKTRELLAIAGISGATIDVTPAVLTNDTPRVNVRVRMRLDRGLYAPAFYFLGKTLDRSFEMAREGVR; from the coding sequence ATGGTTCGACCTTCTCGGTGTCGTAATAAAGCGAAGCGGATAGGCGCGACCACCGTTGAGTTCGCGGTGACTTGTAGCTTCGCCTTCTTCTTCTTCTTCGCCGCGCTCGAGTTCTCGCGCGTTTCCATGTACCGACATACTGTGGAAAACGCACTATACGAAGGGGCTCGAGCTGGAATTGTGCCCGGCGCATCAGCAGAGAAAGTACGCGATAAAACCAGGGAACTTCTCGCGATCGCTGGAATCAGCGGTGCGACGATCGATGTTACCCCAGCCGTTCTGACCAACGATACCCCGCGAGTCAATGTTCGAGTTCGCATGCGATTGGATCGTGGACTTTATGCTCCAGCTTTTTACTTCCTCGGAAAGACCTTAGATCGATCCTTTGAAATGGCTCGGGAAGGAGTGCGTTGA
- a CDS encoding vWA domain-containing protein, whose amino-acid sequence MRRRGAMLVLLCVMMFAFVAIIAFSIDVAYMNLVKTELRTATDAASKAASENLARTQDIASATARGIEIANENLVANRRLQLSSDDFEFGRSDLKSSGAFVFQKDGTPINSVRVRGERTSGSLSGSVGLFFGRVLGVSAFEPVETCTSTYIQRDIVLVLDRSGSMMDDNKYRDLRSAVRLFVDIMKDSPVEERIGLASYSTDATEDIPLTTNLDLITSRVDRMPFSGLTNISGGLDSGRRIISNGRSPLFVEKTVILMTDGLQNRGRAAKLAAQDAFAEGSSIHTITFGRDADRRSMQEVATIGKGRYYHASSGGELEAVFREIALTLTSIITE is encoded by the coding sequence ATGAGACGAAGAGGGGCGATGCTGGTTCTCCTTTGCGTCATGATGTTCGCCTTTGTTGCCATCATCGCTTTTTCTATCGATGTCGCTTATATGAACTTGGTGAAAACTGAGCTTCGAACTGCGACCGATGCGGCTTCCAAGGCAGCGTCCGAAAACTTAGCGAGAACACAAGACATCGCTTCGGCGACTGCAAGAGGAATCGAAATTGCCAACGAGAATTTAGTCGCTAATCGAAGGCTTCAGCTATCGAGCGATGATTTTGAGTTCGGCAGATCCGATCTAAAGTCGTCTGGCGCCTTCGTTTTTCAGAAAGACGGAACGCCTATCAATAGCGTTAGGGTCCGGGGAGAAAGAACTTCCGGTTCACTATCCGGTAGTGTGGGTTTGTTCTTCGGTCGTGTGCTCGGCGTGTCTGCATTCGAGCCTGTGGAGACGTGCACCTCGACTTATATTCAACGGGACATCGTTTTGGTCTTAGATCGTTCAGGGTCGATGATGGACGATAACAAATATCGCGATCTTCGAAGTGCTGTTCGCCTCTTTGTCGACATCATGAAGGATAGCCCCGTGGAAGAGAGAATTGGTCTAGCGTCGTATTCCACCGATGCGACCGAGGATATTCCGCTCACAACAAATTTGGATCTCATCACGTCGCGTGTCGATCGAATGCCATTTTCTGGACTGACGAACATCTCCGGTGGTCTTGACTCCGGGAGGCGTATCATCTCCAACGGTCGATCACCGTTGTTCGTAGAGAAGACAGTCATCCTCATGACCGATGGATTGCAGAATCGCGGCCGGGCTGCGAAACTCGCGGCGCAGGACGCGTTTGCCGAAGGTTCGTCCATTCACACAATCACTTTTGGTAGGGACGCCGACCGTCGAAGCATGCAGGAAGTTGCTACCATCGGAAAGGGCCGTTATTACCATGCCTCCAGCGGTGGCGAACTAGAGGCGGTCTTTCGCGAAATTGCGCTGACTCTTACCAGTATCATCACGGAGTAA
- a CDS encoding TadE family protein — protein sequence MLIPISNHLQIRLPAAKARYGGALVEFAVCLPVLMILLLGSMEATSAIFVKQSLATSAYEGIREAAKTGANSADAVASAERVLAARGIRGATVQLSPAEVYGVPRGSNVAIEVSASYAVNSPFFGHVLSDRTTKVRTVMSKE from the coding sequence ATGCTAATACCCATCAGCAATCATCTGCAAATTCGGCTACCGGCGGCGAAGGCCCGATACGGGGGGGCGTTGGTAGAGTTCGCGGTTTGCCTCCCTGTACTTATGATCCTGCTTCTGGGAAGCATGGAAGCGACCTCGGCCATCTTTGTGAAACAGTCGCTCGCGACGAGCGCTTACGAGGGTATTCGCGAGGCCGCTAAAACCGGAGCTAATTCCGCAGATGCGGTCGCAAGCGCAGAACGCGTTCTAGCTGCCAGAGGGATTCGTGGTGCCACCGTCCAGCTCTCTCCAGCTGAAGTCTACGGAGTTCCGCGAGGATCCAACGTTGCTATCGAAGTAAGCGCTTCGTATGCAGTCAACAGTCCCTTTTTTGGGCATGTCCTATCCGATCGCACCACCAAGGTGCGAACAGTAATGTCCAAGGAGTAA
- a CDS encoding ABC transporter permease subunit/CPBP intramembrane protease produces MNWSHVKLIFEREVRDQLRDRRTMFTIFFLPLLLYPLMGMVLFEVAQFHKQDAVVIGFIQSDDAPSELDRLTQSDAQVFWKRIDADPKLNNLLHDVSLLRKDSDLKVLSQTSKAIEQVLKLHEIDLLIHWGGVADGAKWTDALQVISNQRWDRSVVASNLFQRKFEQVHQDSLRTQLENAGMSPSSLELPKLHWVDVAPAESKRSMIWTKILPFVMLVWALTGAFYPAIDLCAGEKERGTLETLLCSPARRREIVWGKLLTILCFSLGTAILNLLSMYTTASVVMTRFQGAPGNQMISALGPLPLHSLAWLILLVLPISAMFSALALAVASLARSTKEGQYYLMPLLLVGMPLVMLPMIPGVTLAPGTSVIPITGAVLLSRALMDGEYLQAFLHLPTVGIVTVFCTLLATRWAVRQFENESVMFRDGARTSIKSWIRDAWRKRESTPTANESILCGLLILVCLFFGRLSIPTSELHWGGIVQSTLTIQIGMMLAPALIMATILTRSLRQSLRLNAVSFREIVASAALALVLHPTYSVIASIIGHEYKIGEETVELLRQFDYILSAAPFVSVLLVMALLPAVCEELVFRGFIFSGLQRDSGHLRAVLLSAFLFGLSHGVLQQTISASLMGLLLGWIAYRTGGVACTIVFHFVHNSVSMFIATSSSRGEMVPDWMSWAITVDQGAWAYTDMWNTLSVGIAISLIAWIATMRTPNRIRMQNYLSKKPNPVAP; encoded by the coding sequence ATGAACTGGTCCCATGTCAAGCTGATCTTCGAACGCGAGGTTCGCGATCAATTGCGAGATCGCCGAACCATGTTCACGATCTTCTTCCTGCCCTTGCTCCTCTATCCCCTCATGGGGATGGTGTTGTTCGAAGTCGCGCAATTCCATAAACAGGATGCTGTCGTCATCGGATTTATCCAAAGCGATGATGCACCCTCTGAGCTCGATCGACTCACGCAATCGGATGCTCAAGTTTTTTGGAAGAGAATCGACGCCGATCCTAAGCTAAACAATCTATTACATGACGTGAGTCTCCTACGGAAGGATTCGGATCTAAAAGTCCTCTCGCAAACTTCGAAAGCGATCGAGCAAGTCCTCAAATTGCATGAAATCGACTTGCTAATTCATTGGGGCGGCGTTGCCGATGGCGCCAAGTGGACTGATGCTTTACAAGTCATAAGCAACCAACGGTGGGACCGCTCGGTCGTAGCGTCGAATCTATTTCAGAGGAAGTTTGAGCAAGTCCATCAAGACTCGCTCCGAACGCAGCTTGAAAACGCAGGGATGTCTCCCTCTTCACTGGAACTACCAAAACTGCACTGGGTAGATGTTGCACCAGCTGAATCCAAACGCTCCATGATATGGACGAAGATACTTCCCTTCGTCATGCTTGTTTGGGCATTGACTGGCGCCTTTTATCCGGCAATCGATTTGTGCGCAGGAGAGAAAGAGCGAGGGACACTCGAAACGTTGCTCTGCAGTCCTGCGAGGCGCCGCGAAATTGTTTGGGGCAAACTCCTTACCATTCTTTGCTTTAGTCTCGGTACTGCCATTTTGAATCTATTGAGCATGTACACGACCGCATCTGTCGTCATGACTCGGTTTCAAGGAGCCCCGGGGAATCAGATGATTAGCGCTTTGGGGCCTCTCCCTCTGCACTCCCTGGCTTGGCTCATTCTCCTTGTCTTACCTATCTCTGCGATGTTCAGTGCTTTGGCCTTGGCCGTCGCGAGCCTTGCGAGGAGCACTAAAGAAGGGCAGTATTATTTGATGCCATTGCTTTTGGTAGGCATGCCATTGGTAATGCTTCCCATGATCCCAGGCGTGACCCTGGCACCCGGAACAAGTGTGATTCCAATCACCGGAGCCGTCCTTTTGTCTCGGGCTCTTATGGACGGCGAGTACCTGCAAGCCTTTTTGCATCTCCCGACGGTTGGGATTGTGACGGTGTTCTGTACACTCCTGGCGACGCGATGGGCGGTGCGACAGTTTGAAAACGAAAGCGTCATGTTTCGAGACGGTGCGAGGACATCCATCAAGAGCTGGATCCGGGATGCGTGGCGTAAGAGAGAGAGTACTCCTACCGCAAATGAATCCATCCTGTGCGGCTTGTTGATTCTGGTGTGCTTGTTCTTCGGTCGACTTAGCATTCCAACGAGCGAACTTCACTGGGGAGGAATCGTTCAATCGACCCTGACCATCCAAATCGGAATGATGCTGGCGCCCGCCCTGATCATGGCGACGATTCTAACTCGATCGCTCAGGCAGTCGCTTCGACTCAACGCCGTATCGTTCCGTGAAATCGTTGCGAGTGCCGCATTGGCACTTGTATTGCATCCTACCTACAGTGTCATCGCATCCATCATCGGACACGAGTACAAAATTGGAGAAGAAACCGTCGAACTCCTACGTCAGTTTGACTACATTCTTTCGGCCGCACCCTTTGTTTCTGTCCTTTTGGTAATGGCACTCTTGCCAGCGGTGTGCGAAGAACTGGTTTTCCGCGGCTTCATCTTTTCAGGATTGCAGAGAGATTCGGGGCATCTGCGGGCCGTACTGCTATCCGCGTTTCTATTTGGACTATCCCATGGGGTGCTTCAACAAACGATCTCTGCAAGTTTGATGGGACTTTTGCTCGGTTGGATCGCGTATCGAACCGGTGGAGTCGCCTGCACGATCGTATTTCACTTTGTTCACAACTCGGTTTCGATGTTTATTGCAACCAGTAGTTCGCGAGGGGAAATGGTTCCTGATTGGATGAGTTGGGCGATCACCGTCGACCAAGGCGCGTGGGCCTATACGGATATGTGGAATACATTGAGTGTAGGTATTGCAATCAGTTTGATCGCTTGGATCGCTACCATGCGAACGCCTAACCGAATCCGAATGCAAAACTACTTGTCGAAGAAGCCAAATCCCGTCGCTCCATGA
- a CDS encoding ATP-binding cassette domain-containing protein yields the protein MELVQVQNLTKIYPDTSAGEYRALDGISFTAKAGEVFGLLGPNGAGKTTALRILATILKPTSGHAKVFHFDVSSQADYVRHSIGFVSNNTAIYDRMSAWEMVEYFGRLYGIEEDALEERMEFMFDQLQMRDFRDCPGAKMSTGMKQKVSIARALVHDPPVLIFDEASLGLDVLVARTLQLIVKELRDQGKCIIYSTHIMREVERLCDRVAIMYKGRIVDTGTLDELAERHSQRDFEELFYQLLLRGDAPMESLFAGGVS from the coding sequence ATGGAATTAGTTCAAGTTCAAAACCTGACCAAAATCTACCCTGATACTTCAGCCGGTGAATATCGTGCGTTAGATGGCATCTCGTTCACCGCCAAAGCCGGAGAAGTCTTCGGACTCCTCGGTCCCAACGGCGCGGGCAAAACGACCGCTCTTCGAATCCTCGCTACGATCCTGAAGCCGACTTCAGGGCACGCCAAGGTTTTTCATTTCGACGTTTCCAGCCAAGCCGATTACGTGCGGCATTCCATCGGATTTGTTTCGAACAACACGGCCATCTACGACCGTATGTCCGCTTGGGAGATGGTCGAGTACTTCGGTAGGCTCTATGGCATCGAAGAAGACGCACTCGAAGAGCGAATGGAATTCATGTTCGACCAACTCCAAATGCGGGACTTCCGCGATTGCCCCGGAGCGAAAATGTCGACAGGCATGAAACAAAAGGTTTCGATCGCTCGAGCACTCGTGCATGACCCGCCCGTGCTGATCTTCGATGAGGCATCGCTAGGATTGGATGTCTTGGTCGCGAGGACATTGCAATTGATTGTGAAAGAACTCCGCGACCAAGGAAAATGCATCATCTATTCCACGCACATCATGCGTGAAGTCGAACGATTGTGCGACCGTGTGGCCATTATGTACAAAGGTAGGATCGTCGATACCGGCACCTTGGATGAGCTCGCCGAGCGGCACAGTCAACGCGATTTTGAAGAACTGTTTTATCAGTTGCTCCTTCGTGGTGATGCTCCAATGGAGTCACTCTTCGCAGGAGGCGTCTCATGA
- a CDS encoding HDOD domain-containing protein, protein MNKAQKVRNLEEVLANTQLPALPTSAMRLLELSQDTRNGPAEYAKPIEADAGLMGQILRFVNSSYFGFSREIASIHQALSLLGVRTVKNFALWSAVFALVPNPKFGPFDLKSLWQDSLRRAVFARSLGRVLKLPNAEDLFAAALLQDMAIPLLLKALPEEYEKLIERRAAEKVRLSSLEKEVFGWDHAQAAGALCRNWRLPEEFAVLIERHPDVDELLTGPSPKKDAACVAVASLLPSCRDQQWLEHDSFLEKLDQITGEIEVDLDELIGAVDASFTEFAPILKLPVPERSLADWLREEESHHA, encoded by the coding sequence ATGAACAAAGCCCAAAAAGTTCGAAATTTGGAAGAAGTCCTGGCGAATACCCAATTGCCAGCCTTACCCACGAGCGCCATGCGTCTCCTCGAGCTCTCGCAGGACACGCGAAACGGACCCGCTGAGTATGCGAAGCCCATCGAAGCGGACGCGGGGTTGATGGGTCAGATTCTCCGATTCGTTAACTCGTCGTACTTCGGCTTCTCGCGCGAGATCGCGTCGATTCATCAAGCCTTGTCGTTGCTCGGAGTTCGGACAGTAAAGAACTTTGCGTTGTGGAGCGCCGTTTTTGCGTTGGTACCCAATCCGAAGTTCGGACCTTTCGATTTAAAGAGTTTGTGGCAGGACTCGCTGAGACGAGCTGTCTTTGCCAGGAGTCTTGGTCGAGTTCTGAAGTTGCCGAATGCTGAAGATTTGTTTGCAGCTGCCCTTCTTCAAGACATGGCCATTCCACTCTTGCTCAAGGCCCTACCGGAGGAGTACGAGAAACTGATTGAACGTCGAGCTGCAGAAAAGGTACGGCTTTCATCGTTGGAAAAGGAAGTGTTTGGTTGGGACCACGCACAGGCGGCTGGCGCTCTATGTCGCAATTGGAGATTGCCAGAAGAGTTTGCGGTATTGATTGAACGTCACCCAGACGTTGATGAGCTACTGACCGGCCCATCTCCGAAGAAAGATGCTGCTTGCGTCGCCGTGGCATCCTTGCTCCCGTCATGCAGGGATCAGCAATGGCTTGAGCACGATTCCTTCTTAGAAAAACTGGATCAGATTACCGGCGAGATCGAAGTCGATTTGGACGAACTCATCGGTGCGGTCGATGCATCCTTTACCGAATTCGCACCGATTCTTAAATTGCCAGTTCCCGAAAGATCTCTTGCAGATTGGCTTCGCGAAGAAGAGAGTCATCACGCATGA
- a CDS encoding ATPase, T2SS/T4P/T4SS family, translated as MIFGKKKPKPATSDPMAVAAGGEITLPALEIKQIGIPKDEAQGLSIAARQLPGYPVALIVIANAIAGRADRIHMDFSTKGAIVRYRIDGVWETLPPMDRATGDGALVAIKKILGLNPAERRAKQEAKFATNFKEIDWVISFMSAGVPTGERVLFTIDTKKPTLKTLSDLGMRDSMIESFRSMLNGDRGLIVVSAPPTHGLPSLWRVALENADKYVRDWVSLENKADADPEIINVTQNFFEPGVGDPPLGHFAKLMLRQPDVLVMPSLIDDDIVEAVYEQLMTHGKHAVTRVVATDAVDAVLQLMLKHRAQAKNIVKMLSGVINARLVRRLCDRCKQPYQPNPQLLQKLGVPPGRIQKLWNPTIPPPPEQRVDANGKPIEIEICKKCNGRGYFGRMAIFELLTVDDVMKQAFLKYAANPDEIRKIAKQRNHLGFQEEGIAACALGHTSLQEVQKMLAAKQAPQG; from the coding sequence ATGATTTTTGGCAAGAAAAAACCCAAGCCTGCTACCTCCGATCCAATGGCCGTGGCTGCTGGAGGTGAGATCACGTTGCCGGCATTGGAAATCAAGCAAATCGGGATCCCCAAAGACGAAGCTCAAGGGCTGTCGATCGCCGCGAGGCAACTGCCCGGATATCCCGTCGCGTTGATCGTGATTGCCAATGCCATTGCAGGGCGTGCTGACCGCATCCACATGGATTTTTCCACCAAGGGGGCAATTGTTCGCTATCGAATCGATGGTGTCTGGGAGACCTTGCCCCCTATGGACCGCGCTACCGGCGATGGCGCTCTCGTTGCCATCAAAAAAATACTCGGATTGAATCCCGCCGAACGACGTGCAAAGCAAGAAGCGAAGTTCGCTACCAACTTCAAGGAGATCGACTGGGTCATCTCGTTTATGAGCGCGGGGGTACCGACAGGAGAACGCGTCCTTTTCACGATTGATACCAAGAAACCAACTCTTAAGACACTGTCCGATCTTGGAATGCGCGACTCGATGATCGAGTCGTTTCGAAGCATGCTCAATGGCGATCGTGGTTTGATCGTCGTGAGCGCTCCCCCTACCCACGGCTTGCCATCCCTTTGGCGCGTTGCTTTAGAAAATGCCGACAAATACGTTCGGGATTGGGTCTCTCTGGAGAATAAAGCCGATGCGGATCCAGAGATCATCAACGTGACTCAGAACTTCTTCGAACCCGGGGTAGGAGACCCGCCCCTTGGGCATTTTGCGAAATTGATGCTCCGGCAACCCGATGTCCTTGTCATGCCGTCACTGATCGATGACGACATTGTCGAGGCTGTCTACGAACAATTGATGACCCATGGAAAACATGCTGTCACCCGCGTTGTCGCGACCGACGCCGTAGATGCGGTCCTCCAACTCATGCTCAAACACCGAGCGCAAGCCAAAAACATCGTGAAGATGTTGTCCGGCGTTATCAATGCTCGCTTGGTGCGACGGCTCTGTGATCGTTGCAAACAACCGTATCAACCCAATCCACAACTCCTCCAAAAACTCGGTGTTCCGCCTGGAAGAATTCAAAAGCTTTGGAACCCCACGATCCCACCACCGCCGGAACAACGCGTGGATGCGAACGGCAAACCCATTGAGATTGAGATCTGCAAAAAGTGCAACGGTCGCGGCTACTTCGGACGTATGGCCATCTTCGAACTGCTCACCGTCGACGATGTCATGAAGCAAGCGTTCTTGAAATACGCTGCGAATCCCGATGAAATCCGGAAGATCGCTAAACAGCGAAACCATCTCGGGTTTCAAGAAGAAGGGATCGCGGCATGTGCGTTAGGACACACATCGCTCCAAGAAGTCCAAAAGATGTTGGCTGCCAAACAAGCTCCACAAGGATAG